Part of the Candidatus Saccharibacteria bacterium genome, GTTGGTAGAGATTACCAAAGACAGAAGCAGCAGTGGCGTGCGCAGTATGCAACAAATGCGGGAAGCGTGGGATTTGTTTAAACAGCATGATCAGCTGCGTATTTGGAAGGCCACCCATGATGGCAAGGTTTTAAACGCGATTGCAGTAGTTATGACTCAAGATACGGTTTGGAACCGTGACAGCGGTAGCTTGCGGGGCTTTAATAAATTAAATGCACCACTGTATTTACGCTGGAAAATCGCCGAACACTATGCCAATGAAGGCAAGCGAAAAACCTATAACTTGATGGGTGTTTCGCCTAAGTCGCACCGCGATGCGGGCAGACCACATACACTTGACGGTGTTACTAAATTCAAACAATCATTTAATCCTCATATCAGTGACAGTTTAGGAGTATTCGAGCTTCCACTTGATGCTAAGTTATATAAACGATTTAAAACATTAGAGCCGTGGATTCTACGGTATTACTTTAGAATCAAAAAGGAATACTGGTATTAATGGCTAAACCAACGCAAAAAAATATTCTCAACAACTCGGGCTACATTCGCTTCAAGCAAGCTCATGGCTGGGAGTACCAACAACTGGAACTAAACGAGCTACCAGCGGCCAATTTATGTGTTCGTACCATGCCGGGTGTGGGTAGAGTTGGCATGATTCAGGCGTACACCAACGAGCTTAATGCTAAAGAGCTGGGGCAATTCACTAAGCAGCTCAAACAGCTTAATCTTCAAGTTGTTAAGGTGTTTTTCGTTCAGCCATTCGACAAAAAAACCTTTAAACGTCTTGACGATTTGGGTTGGAAACCAGCTAATCATCCAAAAGTGCCTCGTTCTGTGATGATTTTAACTCTCGGTAAAGATTTTGAAGAAACTTCTACTCAGTTTACTAAGCAGGGGCGATACGAAGCTCGCAAAGGCGCTAAAGAGGAAGTAGTTGTTGAAGAGCTCGAAGTAAATCAGCCTAACTATCAGCGTCTACTGCCCTTAATTGAAGCCACCTACAAACGAGCAGGGATACATCGGTCAATGAAAGAAAAAACTCGTGGCTGGGACGAATACGCTAAAGATGGTTCATTGCGTTTTTTTATAGCACACGCAGAAGGGGAAGACTTAGCCTGCGCAACACTCGTTCGTGATGCCGACACCGCCTGGTATTTAGATGGCGGCAGTGTGCCATATCGCAACCAGCTTTATGCAACACAAGTCTTGCAAAATGCTGTCATTAAAGCCGCTCAAGAGTCTGGCGTAAAATATTATGACTTTCTAGGCGTTACACCTAAGGTTGTCCGCGAAACAGGCAAGCAACACTCCATGGACGGTGTCACCAAGTTTAAGCAAAAGTTTTGTAGTGACTTTTACGATTATATTGGGGTCTACGAGTTACCAATTAAAACAAAAAATTACGCAGTATTTAAAAAACTAGAACGCTACTATGTTGCAATTTTTAAGCGGTTAACAGGGAAGTACTGGTATTGATACAATAGTTCATATCAGGAGGAAATAATCATGGGTGTGTTCAAAACATACAGCAGTATAAAGTCAGCAGTTAAAAAATTCATTCCTGATTCGGTATTTAAGGCTTTGGTGAACCCGTTTCATTGGCTGGAAACCGTAGTAGCAATGGCTATTAATGGTTTTCCGCAACGGGGAATACGTTTTGTGGGAATCACAGGAACAAATGGTAAAACCACTACAGCAATAATGATTACCAAAATCTTAGAAGAAGATGGTTATAGTGTTGGTTTAAATTCAACAGCGGTAATCGGCTTTAAGGGAATGTATCATGACAATACCTTTGCTCTAACCACTGCTAATCCGTTCCAGATTCATAAATTACTCAAGCAAATGCGCCGCGAAGGAGTTGATACTGTCGTTATGGAAG contains:
- a CDS encoding peptidoglycan bridge formation glycyltransferase FemA/FemB family protein; translated protein: MPKKPAHDHLLNTVAWRTYRANHNWPNEAIELPYYQDQVVFSRSMPLVGPINVIAAQEQKLKVKDIDDFTEQLKSNLNGAVAKCWFTQKFDERIAANLVKEGWVPCKHPVSTVSELKIDLAQGAEALRASLDKKTRYKLRKAEKAGIEVSMSSGDATDIEELATLVEITKDRSSSGVRSMQQMREAWDLFKQHDQLRIWKATHDGKVLNAIAVVMTQDTVWNRDSGSLRGFNKLNAPLYLRWKIAEHYANEGKRKTYNLMGVSPKSHRDAGRPHTLDGVTKFKQSFNPHISDSLGVFELPLDAKLYKRFKTLEPWILRYYFRIKKEYWY
- a CDS encoding peptidoglycan bridge formation glycyltransferase FemA/FemB family protein, which produces MAKPTQKNILNNSGYIRFKQAHGWEYQQLELNELPAANLCVRTMPGVGRVGMIQAYTNELNAKELGQFTKQLKQLNLQVVKVFFVQPFDKKTFKRLDDLGWKPANHPKVPRSVMILTLGKDFEETSTQFTKQGRYEARKGAKEEVVVEELEVNQPNYQRLLPLIEATYKRAGIHRSMKEKTRGWDEYAKDGSLRFFIAHAEGEDLACATLVRDADTAWYLDGGSVPYRNQLYATQVLQNAVIKAAQESGVKYYDFLGVTPKVVRETGKQHSMDGVTKFKQKFCSDFYDYIGVYELPIKTKNYAVFKKLERYYVAIFKRLTGKYWY